Proteins from one Amycolatopsis benzoatilytica AK 16/65 genomic window:
- a CDS encoding PadR family transcriptional regulator — MKRRKVASMLGLAVLTTLYERPMHPYEAASVMRSRGKEGDFKIKWGSLYTVVANLEKHGFIEAVENVRDGSRPERTVYRITDSGRAEVRDWVAELLGVPDAEPNRFHMGLSVMAVLGPDGVHQRLGARLDTLVRLIEERVAALAEMRGEVPRLMLVESEYELAMWRAEADWVRALREDLGSGAMPGLEEWRHFAETGEVPGISAFVEPEGG, encoded by the coding sequence ATGAAACGCCGCAAGGTCGCCAGCATGCTGGGCCTCGCTGTGCTGACCACGCTCTACGAGCGCCCCATGCACCCCTACGAAGCCGCCTCCGTCATGCGCTCGAGAGGCAAAGAAGGCGACTTCAAGATCAAGTGGGGCTCGCTCTACACGGTCGTCGCGAACCTCGAGAAGCACGGCTTCATCGAGGCGGTCGAGAACGTGCGGGACGGGAGCCGGCCGGAGCGGACGGTTTACCGGATCACCGATTCCGGGCGGGCTGAGGTGCGGGACTGGGTGGCTGAGCTGCTCGGGGTTCCGGACGCGGAGCCGAACCGGTTTCACATGGGGCTCTCGGTGATGGCCGTGCTCGGGCCGGACGGGGTGCACCAGCGGCTCGGCGCTCGGCTGGACACGCTGGTGCGGCTGATCGAGGAGCGGGTCGCGGCGCTGGCGGAAATGCGTGGCGAGGTGCCCCGGCTGATGCTGGTCGAGAGCGAGTACGAGCTGGCGATGTGGCGAGCGGAAGCGGACTGGGTCCGTGCGCTGCGCGAAGACCTGGGCTCCGGCGCGATGCCGGGGCTCGAGGAATGGCGGCACTTCGCCGAGACCGGGGAAGTGCCGGGCATCTCCGCCTTCGTGGAACCCGAAGGCGGGTAA
- a CDS encoding TM0106 family RecB-like putative nuclease, with product MGDEVLLDAGAMSRCRRRVHLEHDPAMRDVPLPPPDPTAQQRIDDATAHREEILRQLVEASGDEAAWARVPRTGPAAERVRLTEEAFEAGARYIWGALLSADLAGHRRGGIDLLVRVGEGYVPVLVVRHRITDRGQGAPTTAMTDLDPAHRAPDEARKVRSQPRDQMRLAHTLRMLQTRGKAVGGRAVGGVIGLDADVVVWHDLTAGTWPGGRSALEEYDARFADRLAVATAAATGAEALAEPSRVLECRQCPFWPTCEVALTESRDVSLVVRGEDAGELRRVGVSTVDKLAALDPAAEPPATNWTGGPFSDSIMLARAWLADLTVVRRTPRVEVPRADVEIDVDMESFGDSGAYLWGTLLSGADVGVEPGYRAFATWDPLPTEDEARSFAEFWSWFMEVRARTLAAGLTFRAYCYNALAENRWLFGSVERFGAHPGVPERAAVSSFVDSDEWVDLFRSVTEQFLCSRGKGLKVIAPVAGFSWRDPEAGGEASMRWYRDAVGMDGGVPDAEQRERLLRYNEDDVLATRALREWMSSGAQDEVPYMLDL from the coding sequence ATGGGAGATGAGGTGCTGCTCGACGCGGGAGCAATGAGCCGTTGCCGCCGCCGGGTACACCTGGAACACGATCCGGCGATGCGCGACGTGCCGTTGCCGCCGCCGGATCCGACCGCGCAGCAGCGGATCGACGACGCGACCGCGCACCGCGAGGAGATCCTCCGGCAGCTGGTCGAGGCATCCGGCGACGAGGCGGCCTGGGCGCGGGTGCCGCGGACCGGTCCGGCCGCGGAGCGGGTGCGGCTCACCGAGGAGGCGTTCGAGGCCGGGGCGCGCTACATCTGGGGCGCCCTGCTGTCGGCTGACCTGGCCGGCCATCGCCGCGGCGGGATCGATCTGCTGGTCCGGGTCGGCGAGGGGTACGTGCCGGTGCTGGTCGTCCGGCACCGGATCACCGACCGCGGCCAGGGTGCGCCCACCACGGCGATGACCGACCTCGACCCGGCACACCGCGCGCCGGACGAGGCCCGGAAGGTCCGTTCGCAGCCCCGTGACCAGATGCGGCTGGCGCACACGCTGCGGATGCTGCAGACCCGGGGAAAGGCGGTCGGCGGGCGCGCGGTCGGCGGCGTCATCGGCCTGGACGCCGACGTGGTGGTCTGGCACGACCTCACGGCGGGCACCTGGCCGGGCGGGCGCAGCGCCTTGGAGGAGTACGACGCGCGGTTCGCGGACCGTCTCGCGGTCGCGACCGCGGCGGCGACCGGCGCTGAAGCGCTGGCCGAGCCGTCGCGCGTGCTGGAGTGCCGGCAGTGCCCGTTCTGGCCGACGTGCGAGGTCGCGCTCACCGAGTCGCGCGATGTGAGCCTGGTGGTCCGCGGCGAGGACGCCGGCGAGCTGCGCCGCGTCGGGGTGTCCACTGTGGACAAGCTGGCCGCGCTGGACCCGGCCGCTGAGCCGCCCGCGACCAACTGGACCGGAGGACCGTTCTCGGACTCGATCATGCTCGCCCGGGCGTGGCTGGCCGACCTGACGGTGGTCCGGCGAACCCCGCGGGTGGAGGTGCCGCGAGCCGACGTCGAGATCGATGTCGACATGGAGAGCTTCGGGGACTCCGGGGCGTATCTGTGGGGAACGCTCTTGTCCGGCGCCGACGTCGGGGTGGAGCCGGGGTACCGGGCGTTCGCGACCTGGGATCCGCTGCCGACGGAGGACGAGGCGCGGTCGTTCGCGGAGTTTTGGTCCTGGTTCATGGAAGTCCGGGCGCGGACGCTGGCGGCCGGACTGACGTTCCGCGCCTACTGCTACAACGCGCTGGCGGAGAACCGGTGGCTGTTCGGTTCGGTGGAGCGGTTCGGGGCGCATCCCGGAGTGCCGGAGCGCGCCGCGGTTTCGTCCTTTGTGGACTCTGACGAGTGGGTCGACCTGTTCCGGAGCGTGACCGAGCAGTTTCTGTGCTCCCGGGGCAAGGGGCTGAAGGTGATCGCGCCGGTGGCCGGGTTCTCGTGGCGGGATCCGGAGGCCGGCGGCGAGGCGTCGATGCGGTGGTACCGGGACGCGGTGGGGATGGACGGCGGGGTGCCGGACGCAGAGCAGCGGGAGAGGCTGCTGCGCTACAACGAGGACGACGTGCTGGCCACCCGGGCCCTGCGCGAGTGGATGAGTTCCGGGGCGCAGGACGAGGTCCCGTACATGCTGGACCTTTGA
- a CDS encoding DUF6474 family protein, giving the protein MARKAKQDKAKQDEGEARITPKKAKNAIAVAKIIGPAVLPVVAPYAIRAAGAAREAYDRYQARKLGVAVDQLGEYTGRGAALHARIAGLVQGLGELKKSAKATDADQKFAAETQSTLEQLSATVRAAERMPAARRKAAHRAVTGELERLEDQLLHRLGI; this is encoded by the coding sequence ATGGCGCGCAAGGCCAAGCAGGACAAGGCCAAGCAGGACGAGGGTGAAGCCCGGATCACCCCGAAGAAGGCGAAGAACGCGATCGCGGTGGCCAAGATAATCGGGCCCGCGGTGCTGCCGGTGGTCGCGCCGTACGCGATCCGCGCGGCCGGTGCCGCGCGGGAGGCATACGACCGCTACCAGGCACGCAAGCTCGGCGTCGCGGTCGACCAGCTCGGCGAGTACACCGGTCGCGGCGCGGCGCTGCACGCCCGGATCGCGGGGCTGGTGCAAGGGCTGGGCGAGCTGAAAAAGTCGGCCAAGGCGACCGACGCGGACCAGAAGTTCGCGGCCGAAACCCAGTCGACCCTGGAGCAGCTGTCGGCGACGGTGCGCGCCGCCGAGCGCATGCCGGCCGCCCGGCGCAAGGCCGCGCATCGCGCGGTGACCGGCGAGCTGGAGCGGCTGGAAGACCAGCTGCTGCACCGCCTGGGCATCTGA
- a CDS encoding glycine betaine ABC transporter substrate-binding protein, which translates to MKLWKKAGALFGAALLAGSLSACGLDVNTSIPFKIEPGSIRPIASLNGLRVVVGSKDFTENIILGYMAEMALSAAGADVIDLTDIKGSNSSRQALLNGQTDVTWEYTGTGWINYQGNELPVPGGERAQYDATAKADAEKFGVTWLNYSPLNDQYAFATTEAYAQKNNLKSNSDLAKFLAAHPDQNRFCLETEFTSRQDGFPAAVKAYGFKNPKIENFGIGTIYSAVANGTCPVGEVFTTDGRISGLNLRVLEDDKKAFPQYNAAATLRTAFLNEHPEIRGPLEKVAAAIDNKQMVELCKQVDVDGKDAGTVAHDWMLRKGFIK; encoded by the coding sequence ATGAAGCTGTGGAAGAAGGCGGGTGCGCTGTTCGGCGCGGCGCTGCTCGCCGGGTCGCTCTCGGCGTGCGGGCTGGACGTGAACACCTCGATCCCGTTCAAGATCGAGCCCGGTTCGATCCGGCCGATCGCATCGCTGAACGGGCTGCGCGTGGTGGTCGGGTCGAAGGACTTCACCGAGAACATCATCCTGGGCTACATGGCCGAAATGGCGTTGAGCGCGGCCGGCGCGGACGTCATCGACCTGACCGACATCAAGGGGTCGAACTCGTCGCGGCAGGCGCTGCTCAACGGGCAGACCGACGTGACCTGGGAATACACCGGCACCGGCTGGATCAACTACCAGGGCAACGAGCTGCCGGTGCCGGGCGGGGAGCGGGCGCAGTACGACGCCACCGCGAAGGCGGACGCGGAGAAGTTCGGCGTCACCTGGCTGAACTATTCGCCGCTCAACGACCAGTACGCGTTCGCCACCACCGAGGCGTACGCGCAGAAGAACAACCTCAAAAGCAACTCCGACCTGGCGAAGTTCCTGGCGGCGCATCCGGACCAGAACCGGTTCTGCCTGGAAACCGAGTTCACCAGCCGGCAGGACGGGTTCCCGGCGGCGGTGAAGGCGTACGGGTTCAAGAACCCGAAGATCGAGAACTTCGGCATCGGCACCATCTATTCGGCGGTGGCGAACGGCACCTGCCCGGTCGGCGAGGTGTTCACCACCGACGGCCGGATCTCCGGGCTGAACCTGCGCGTGCTGGAGGACGACAAGAAGGCGTTCCCGCAGTACAACGCGGCGGCGACGCTGCGCACGGCGTTCCTGAACGAGCACCCGGAGATCCGCGGCCCGCTGGAGAAGGTGGCCGCGGCGATCGACAACAAGCAGATGGTCGAGCTGTGCAAGCAGGTTGACGTGGACGGCAAGGACGCCGGCACCGTCGCGCACGACTGGATGCTGCGGAAGGGCTTCATCAAGTAG
- a CDS encoding ABC transporter permease translates to MTATVDTGFSTESGSRTAERVRLFAQPAVVALIVAGTLIWVFASGLTATEKETLNASSLLTALRDHVAMTVVVTAIVVLVAVPLGVMVTRPWARWLAPVFLAIANIGQAAPALGVLVLWFIFTGATGGLWVASLPLAFYSLLPVLRNTMVGLQQVDPALIDAGRGIGMSASKVLWRVEFPLAVPLILAGLRTSLVLAVGTATFGMFVNAGGFGLLIDTGYKLNLTKVLITGSVLAVALALLVDWLGAVAEQYFGPKGLR, encoded by the coding sequence ATGACGGCCACTGTCGATACCGGATTCAGCACTGAATCGGGCTCGCGAACAGCGGAACGCGTCCGGTTGTTCGCCCAGCCCGCCGTGGTGGCGCTGATCGTCGCCGGCACGCTCATCTGGGTGTTCGCCAGCGGGCTGACCGCGACCGAGAAAGAAACCCTCAACGCGTCGTCGCTGCTCACCGCGCTGCGCGACCACGTGGCGATGACCGTGGTGGTCACCGCGATCGTGGTGCTGGTCGCGGTGCCGCTCGGGGTGATGGTGACCCGGCCGTGGGCGCGCTGGCTCGCGCCGGTCTTCCTGGCGATCGCGAACATCGGCCAGGCCGCGCCCGCGCTGGGCGTGCTGGTGCTGTGGTTCATCTTCACCGGCGCGACCGGCGGGCTCTGGGTCGCGTCGCTGCCGCTGGCCTTCTACTCGCTGCTGCCGGTGCTGCGCAACACGATGGTCGGCCTCCAGCAGGTGGACCCGGCGTTGATCGACGCCGGCCGCGGGATCGGGATGTCCGCGTCGAAGGTGCTGTGGCGGGTCGAGTTCCCGCTCGCCGTGCCGCTGATCCTGGCCGGCCTGCGCACCTCGCTGGTGCTGGCGGTGGGCACCGCGACGTTCGGCATGTTCGTCAACGCGGGCGGATTCGGCCTGCTCATCGACACCGGCTACAAGCTCAACCTGACCAAGGTGCTGATCACCGGTTCGGTGCTGGCCGTCGCGCTGGCGCTGCTGGTGGACTGGCTGGGCGCGGTCGCCGAGCAGTACTTCGGACCGAAGGGACTGCGCTGA
- a CDS encoding ABC transporter ATP-binding protein has product MSVAEHTATEETVSGVEIELDHVTKRYSGTRVPAVDDFSMVVPAGKIVVFVGPSGCGKTTTMRMINRLIEPTSGRITIGGQDALKLDVDTLRRQIGYAIQQAGLFPHFTVAQNIAVVPGLLGWDKKKITARVEEMMDLVGLDPVDFRDRYPRQLSGGQQQRVGVARALAADPPVLLMDEPFGAVDPITRGNLQDELLRLQTELKKTIVFVTHDFDEAVKLGDRIAVLGNQSKILQYDTPESILANPADDTVAGFVGAGASLKQLTLLRVRDVELEQDALTTTIDESPADLREKLSRSRKPFALVLDQRRRPIRWVHVRELTNATSLSAVGKPLRDIVSLQSTLQDALEAMLAEGGSVPVTGARGEYAGTIKLDTVIATIQQLRDDHADDHVEASGVESA; this is encoded by the coding sequence GTGTCCGTGGCTGAGCACACTGCGACCGAAGAAACCGTCTCCGGCGTCGAGATCGAGCTCGACCACGTCACCAAGCGCTACTCCGGCACCCGCGTCCCGGCCGTCGACGACTTCTCGATGGTCGTGCCGGCCGGCAAGATCGTGGTCTTCGTCGGCCCGTCCGGCTGCGGCAAGACCACCACGATGCGGATGATCAACCGGCTGATCGAGCCGACGTCCGGCCGGATCACCATCGGCGGCCAGGACGCGCTGAAGCTGGACGTGGACACCCTGCGCCGCCAGATCGGCTACGCGATCCAGCAGGCCGGGCTGTTCCCGCACTTCACCGTGGCGCAGAACATCGCCGTGGTGCCGGGGCTGCTCGGCTGGGACAAGAAGAAGATCACCGCGCGGGTCGAAGAGATGATGGACCTGGTCGGGCTCGACCCGGTCGATTTCCGCGACCGCTACCCGCGCCAGCTGTCCGGCGGGCAGCAGCAGCGGGTCGGCGTGGCCCGCGCGCTCGCCGCCGACCCGCCGGTGCTGCTGATGGACGAGCCGTTCGGCGCGGTCGACCCGATCACCCGCGGCAACCTGCAGGACGAGCTGCTGCGGCTGCAGACCGAGCTGAAGAAGACCATCGTCTTCGTCACGCACGACTTCGACGAGGCGGTCAAGCTCGGCGACCGGATCGCGGTGCTCGGCAACCAGTCGAAGATCCTGCAGTACGACACTCCGGAGTCGATCCTGGCGAACCCGGCCGACGACACCGTCGCCGGTTTCGTGGGCGCCGGCGCTTCGCTCAAGCAGCTGACGCTGCTGCGGGTCCGCGACGTCGAACTGGAGCAGGACGCGCTCACCACCACGATCGACGAATCGCCGGCTGACCTGCGGGAGAAGCTCAGCAGGTCGCGCAAGCCGTTCGCGCTGGTGCTCGACCAGCGGCGGCGGCCGATCCGCTGGGTGCACGTGCGCGAGCTGACCAACGCGACTTCGCTCAGCGCGGTCGGCAAGCCGCTGCGCGACATCGTGAGCCTCCAGTCGACGCTGCAGGACGCACTCGAAGCGATGCTCGCCGAAGGCGGTTCGGTGCCGGTCACCGGAGCGCGCGGCGAGTACGCGGGCACCATCAAGCTGGACACGGTCATCGCGACCATCCAGCAGCTGCGCGACGACCACGCGGACGACCACGTCGAAGCCAGCGGGGTGGAGTCGGCATGA
- a CDS encoding ABC transporter permease — MNLFEYISDRWGRLLLQAWLHTSMVVQCTILAAILGVLIGVAVYRSPIGSAVATALASTILTVPSFALLGLLIPLSGLGSTTAVIALVLYGLLPIVRDTIVGLAAVDPAVTDAARGIGMSRLSVLTRVELRLAWPAILTGMRVATQMLMGIAVIAAYAKGPGLGAEVFSGLTNAGSTNSLNQALTGTVGVVILALVLDGIYVLIKRFTISRGVRG; from the coding sequence ATGAACCTCTTCGAGTACATCTCGGACCGGTGGGGAAGGCTGCTGCTCCAGGCGTGGCTGCACACCAGCATGGTGGTGCAGTGCACCATCCTCGCCGCGATCCTCGGCGTGCTGATCGGTGTCGCCGTCTACCGCAGTCCCATCGGATCCGCTGTCGCCACCGCACTGGCCAGCACGATCCTGACCGTTCCGTCGTTCGCTCTGCTGGGTCTGCTGATCCCGCTGTCCGGCCTCGGATCGACCACCGCGGTGATCGCGCTGGTGCTGTACGGGCTGCTGCCGATCGTCCGCGACACCATCGTCGGGCTCGCCGCGGTCGACCCGGCGGTCACCGACGCCGCTCGCGGCATCGGGATGAGCCGGCTGTCCGTGCTCACCCGGGTGGAGCTGAGGCTGGCCTGGCCGGCGATCCTCACCGGAATGCGGGTCGCCACCCAGATGCTGATGGGCATCGCGGTGATCGCGGCCTACGCCAAGGGCCCCGGGCTCGGCGCGGAAGTCTTCTCCGGCCTGACCAACGCGGGCAGCACCAACTCCCTCAACCAGGCCCTCACCGGCACCGTCGGCGTGGTCATCCTCGCGCTGGTGCTCGACGGCATCTATGTCCTGATCAAGCGTTTCACCATTTCTAGGGGTGTCCGTGGCTGA
- a CDS encoding YcnI family protein: protein MSHHVFRRAGVLAATAAATGLLGAGIASAHVSANVYGDQPAKGGYGTIFFRVPNEDPKLGTVKVEIDVNPEYGIGSLRTKPIPGWTAEVSKSKLAQPLTTSSGTKITEAVSKVVWTAQPGTKIGTNEFQEFEISGGALPSNVDQLQFPAVQTYEGGKVVNWNQPTPPSGEEPEHPAPTVKLAAAESSEHGGHAQTTSAEQSTEAAAGQDDTARWLGGAGLVVGALGLGIGAGAVLRSRRPAGKTEGSK from the coding sequence GTGTCCCACCATGTCTTCCGGCGCGCCGGAGTCCTCGCCGCCACCGCCGCCGCCACCGGCCTGCTCGGCGCCGGCATCGCGTCCGCGCACGTCTCCGCCAACGTCTACGGCGACCAGCCGGCCAAGGGCGGTTACGGCACGATCTTCTTCCGCGTCCCCAACGAGGACCCGAAGCTCGGCACCGTCAAGGTCGAGATCGACGTGAACCCGGAGTACGGCATCGGCAGCCTCCGCACCAAGCCGATCCCCGGCTGGACCGCCGAGGTCAGCAAGTCGAAGCTCGCGCAGCCGCTGACCACCTCGTCCGGCACGAAGATCACCGAAGCGGTCTCGAAGGTCGTCTGGACCGCGCAGCCGGGCACCAAGATCGGCACCAACGAGTTCCAGGAGTTCGAGATCAGCGGCGGCGCGCTGCCGTCGAACGTCGACCAGCTGCAGTTCCCGGCCGTCCAGACGTACGAGGGTGGCAAAGTGGTGAACTGGAACCAGCCCACTCCGCCCAGCGGCGAGGAGCCGGAGCACCCGGCCCCGACCGTGAAGCTGGCCGCCGCCGAGTCGTCCGAGCACGGCGGGCACGCGCAGACCACATCGGCGGAGCAAAGCACCGAAGCGGCCGCCGGGCAGGACGACACCGCCCGGTGGCTCGGCGGGGCCGGCCTCGTGGTCGGCGCGCTCGGACTCGGCATCGGCGCGGGCGCGGTGCTGCGTTCCCGCCGCCCGGCAGGCAAAACCGAAGGAAGCAAGTAA
- a CDS encoding copper resistance CopC family protein: protein MRKALFALAITGVALLGTATPALAHNVLISSDPGNGASVAKGPEKVTLTFDQYVQNADVNQIAVTGPDGSQWAEGPVTVENNVLSAPLRPLGPAGKYTIGYRVLSADGHPVSGEIPFTLTTAGTGTPAKGDAAKAAGAPASAPAASASSSTGVPIWVWIAGAVVLLAIGLTVALRTGREPGSEKSDQ, encoded by the coding sequence ATGCGTAAAGCGCTCTTCGCGCTGGCGATCACCGGGGTGGCCCTGCTCGGCACGGCCACCCCGGCGCTGGCGCACAACGTGCTGATCAGCTCCGACCCGGGCAACGGCGCGTCCGTCGCGAAAGGCCCGGAGAAGGTCACCCTGACGTTCGACCAGTACGTGCAGAACGCCGACGTCAACCAGATCGCGGTGACCGGCCCGGACGGCAGCCAGTGGGCGGAAGGCCCGGTGACCGTCGAGAACAACGTGCTCAGCGCGCCGCTGCGGCCGCTCGGCCCGGCGGGCAAGTACACGATCGGCTACCGCGTCCTGTCCGCGGACGGGCACCCGGTGTCCGGCGAGATCCCGTTCACCCTGACGACCGCGGGCACCGGCACCCCGGCGAAGGGCGACGCGGCCAAGGCAGCCGGGGCACCGGCTTCCGCGCCCGCCGCGTCGGCTTCGTCGTCGACCGGCGTGCCGATCTGGGTGTGGATCGCCGGTGCGGTCGTGCTGCTGGCGATCGGCCTGACCGTCGCGTTGCGCACCGGTCGCGAACCCGGATCGGAGAAGTCGGACCAGTGA
- a CDS encoding copper resistance D family protein has protein sequence MTRAETTSSVRWATLACVVVAGLLGALIGIALTASSPIPGVVEPSEVVSAAIPIVRVLLDLAAVATIGLALLSVLVGYDRPKLTEPVLRRARPAAVAAALIWATTAVVALILQTAEYKPGKPMLTAGDIGSYIANVGAGKALVIVAVLALLHAALGFAALRKGEKVPAEVRVGLGLFALLPLPVTGHASNWAYHDYTMISMELHVMSAVAWCGGLGAMIVLLAANRTLLAHALPRFSKLATLCLVLSAVTGLFNGVVEIWANPTIGFWAGVFTTPYGQLMVLKVLCTGTIALLAANLRWRLMPRIVRHQRTALASWATLELTVMGLAFGFAVVLTRAPVAVS, from the coding sequence GTGACCAGAGCCGAGACCACCTCGTCGGTCCGCTGGGCCACGCTCGCCTGCGTGGTCGTCGCGGGATTGCTGGGCGCGCTGATCGGCATCGCGCTCACCGCGTCCTCGCCCATCCCGGGCGTGGTGGAACCCAGCGAGGTGGTCTCGGCGGCCATCCCGATCGTGCGCGTGCTGCTGGATCTGGCGGCGGTCGCGACGATCGGCTTGGCGCTGCTCTCCGTGCTGGTCGGCTATGACCGGCCGAAACTCACCGAACCGGTGCTGCGCCGGGCCCGCCCCGCCGCGGTCGCCGCCGCGCTGATCTGGGCCACCACCGCGGTGGTCGCGCTGATCCTGCAGACCGCCGAATACAAGCCGGGCAAGCCGATGCTGACCGCCGGCGACATCGGCTCGTACATCGCGAACGTCGGCGCGGGCAAGGCGCTGGTGATCGTCGCGGTGCTGGCACTGCTGCACGCCGCGCTCGGCTTCGCGGCGCTGCGCAAGGGCGAGAAGGTGCCCGCCGAAGTGCGGGTGGGCCTGGGACTGTTCGCGCTGCTGCCGCTGCCGGTCACCGGCCACGCCTCGAACTGGGCGTATCACGACTACACGATGATCTCGATGGAACTGCACGTGATGAGCGCGGTCGCCTGGTGCGGCGGCCTGGGCGCGATGATCGTGCTGCTCGCCGCGAACCGGACGCTGCTGGCGCACGCGCTGCCGCGGTTTTCGAAATTGGCGACGCTGTGCTTGGTGCTGTCCGCGGTGACCGGCCTGTTCAACGGCGTGGTGGAGATCTGGGCCAACCCGACGATCGGCTTCTGGGCCGGAGTGTTCACGACGCCGTACGGCCAACTGATGGTGCTGAAGGTGCTGTGCACCGGCACGATCGCCCTGCTGGCCGCCAACCTCCGCTGGCGGCTCATGCCGCGGATCGTGCGCCATCAGCGAACCGCGCTCGCTTCGTGGGCGACGCTGGAATTGACCGTTATGGGACTGGCTTTCGGATTCGCCGTAGTGCTCACTCGTGCGCCGGTTGCGGTGTCCTGA
- a CDS encoding phosphotransferase enzyme family protein, translating to MPEGRFTPAKLRRVLAGTCARLGLDPAGARLLRFTNNAVFTLGSAPVVVRIVGSTKLRHRVGTVVRVAEHFARNEVPAVRLLAGLDQPLEVQGYLVTVWDRVPLTGPPPTPADLAGLLRRVHELPPPDGLAEWEPLVTVRARVADAEDLSSDDQRFLIDRCAEIQDRLDTLEFPLARGFVHGDAHPGNVLPGPDGPVLCDFDSSCVGPPEWDLTPLAVGRERFGDPPSRYTEFAAAYGFDVTRWPGFAVLRAVRELKLTTSVLPILRSHPPVRAELRRRLADLRAGRTGTAWTRYR from the coding sequence GTGCCCGAGGGCCGGTTCACCCCGGCAAAGCTGCGCCGGGTGCTGGCTGGCACCTGCGCGCGGCTGGGCCTGGACCCGGCCGGTGCCCGGCTGCTGCGGTTCACGAACAACGCGGTCTTCACGCTGGGCAGCGCTCCCGTCGTCGTGCGGATCGTCGGATCGACGAAGCTGCGCCATCGCGTTGGCACCGTGGTGCGGGTCGCCGAGCATTTCGCCCGCAATGAGGTACCCGCCGTTCGTCTGCTGGCTGGCCTTGACCAGCCGCTTGAAGTGCAGGGATACCTGGTGACGGTGTGGGACCGGGTGCCGCTGACCGGCCCGCCGCCGACGCCCGCTGATCTCGCCGGCCTGCTGCGCCGGGTGCACGAGCTGCCGCCGCCGGACGGTTTGGCGGAGTGGGAGCCGCTCGTCACGGTACGGGCGCGGGTGGCCGACGCGGAGGATCTGTCCTCGGACGACCAGCGGTTCCTGATCGACCGCTGTGCCGAGATCCAGGACCGGCTGGACACCTTGGAGTTCCCGCTGGCCAGGGGTTTCGTGCACGGTGACGCGCACCCGGGCAACGTCCTGCCCGGCCCGGACGGGCCAGTGCTGTGCGATTTCGACTCGTCGTGCGTCGGCCCGCCGGAGTGGGACCTGACGCCACTCGCCGTCGGCCGCGAACGATTCGGCGACCCGCCCTCGCGCTATACGGAATTCGCCGCCGCGTACGGGTTCGACGTGACCCGGTGGCCGGGGTTCGCGGTGCTCAGAGCGGTGCGGGAGTTGAAGCTGACGACCAGCGTGCTGCCGATTTTGCGCAGTCACCCGCCGGTGCGGGCGGAGCTGCGCCGTCGGCTGGCGGACCTGCGGGCGGGCCGGACCGGGACGGCGTGGACCCGCTACCGCTGA